A section of the Meles meles chromosome 8, mMelMel3.1 paternal haplotype, whole genome shotgun sequence genome encodes:
- the LOC123949499 gene encoding olfactory receptor 2D3-like gives MGEENQTYVTGFVFLGLSQDPQTQVLLFFLFLIIYLLTVLGNLLIILLIHIDSRLHTPMYFFLRNLSFADLCFSTTTVPQVLVHFLVKRKTISFAGCSTQIFVLLLVGCTECALLAVMSYDRYVAVCKPLHYSTIMTHWLCVQLATGSWVSGAFVSLVDTTFTLRLPYTGNNIINHFFCEPPALLKLASTNTYSTEMAIFAMGVVILLAPVCLILVSYWNIISTVIQMHSAEGRFKAFSTCGSHLIVVVLFYGSAIFAYMRPNSKIMNERDKMISVFYSAVTPMLNPIIYSLRNKDVKGALRRMTAKSSF, from the coding sequence ATGGGAGAAGAAAACCAAACCTATGTGACTGGATTTGTCTTCCTAGGCCTCTCACAAGATCCACAGACACAAGTcctgctctttttcctttttctgatcaTCTACCTGCTGACAGTACTGGGAAATCTGCTTATCATTTTGCTCATTCACATAGACTCTAgactccacacacccatgtactttttccttagaaatttgtCCTTTGCTGATCTCTGTTTTTCTACCACCACAGTGCCCCAGGTGCTGGTCCACTTTCTGGTAAAGAGGAAAACCATTTCTTTTGCTGGATGCTCAACACAGATATTTGTTTTACTTCTGGTTGGGTGTACAGAGTGTGCACTGCTGGCGGTGATGTCCTATGACCGGTATGTGGCTGTCTGCAAGCCCCTGCACTACTCCACCATCATGACACATTGGTTATGTGTCCAGCTGGCCACAGGGTCCTGGGTCAGTGGAGCGTTTGTGTCTTTGGTGGACACCACATTCACACTGCGTCTGCCCTACACAGGGAACAATATTATCAACCATTTTTTTTGCGAACCTCCTGCCCTCCTGAAGCTGGCTTCAACAAATACCTACAGCACAGAAATGGCCATCTTTGCAATGGGAGTGGTCATCCTCTTAGCTCCTGTCTGCCTGATCCTTGTCTCCTACTGGAATATTATCTCCACAGTGATCCAGATGCATTCTGCGGAGGGGAGGTTCAAGGCTTTCTCTACCTGTGGATCCCATCTCATTGTTGTTGTCCTCTTCTATGGCTCAGCAATATTTGCCTACATGAGGCCAAACTCTAAGATAATGAATGAAAGGGATAAAATGATTTCTGTGTTCTACTCAGCAGTGACACCCATGCTGAACCCCATCATTTATAGTCTGAGAAACAAGGATGTCAAAGGGGCTCTCAGAAGAATGACTGCAAAATCATCTTTTTGA